The window TAGACCAGTTTCCCGTCGCAGAGGGTGTGCTTGACCCGTCCGCAGAGGGTCTGGCCGACATAGGGGGAGTTAGTGCTGCGTGACCCGAAGTCTTCGGTGCGCACGGTCCATTTCTCCGCGGGGTCGAAAAGGGCGATGTCCGCCGGACCGCCCGCGCGGAGCTCGCCCGCGCCGAGGGCGCAGACGCGGGACCCGCCGATGGTGAGGAGTTCCACGGCCTTTTCGAGGGTGATGTGGCCGGGGTTGACCAGGTGGGTGATGGTCAGGGCCAGGGAAGTCTCCAAACCGATGATGCCGAAGGGCGCCATTTGGAACTCGACGTTTTTCTCCGTGCTGGTGTGGGGCGCGTGGTCCGTGGCGATGTTGTCCAGGGTGCCGTCGCGGAAGCCCTCGATGACGGCCTCCATGTCGCGGGCCTCGCGCAGGGGCGGGTACATCTTGGCGTTGGTGTTGAAGCGGAGCACGGCGGCGTCCGTGAGGCTCCAGTAGTGGGGCGCGGACTCGGCGGTGACCCTGGCGCCGCGCTTTTTCGCCTCGCGGACGATTTCCACGCCGAGGGCGGTGGAGATGTGCTGGATGTGGATGTGCGCGCCCGCGAGCTCGGCGAGGCGGATGTTGCGGTCAATGCGGACCTCCTCGGCGGCCTTGGGGATGCCGGGGATGCCCATGAGGGTGGAGTAGTAGCCCTCGTTCATGGCGCCGCCGTCGCTGAGGTCCTCGTCCTGGCAGTGGGCGAGGTAGGGCAGGCCGACCATGCCCGCGTACTCGAGGACGCGGCGCATCACGGCGCTGCTGCGGATGTCGCGCCCGTCGTCCGTCACGGCGACGGCGCCCGCTTCCTTCAACTCCGCCATCTCCGTGAGCTCCTCGCCCTTCATGCCCTTGGTGGCGCACGCGGCGGGGCGGATTTTAATGCAGGCCGTCTCCCGCGCGCGGCGGGTGACCAGTTCGACCAGGCCCGCGTTGTCAATGGGCGGGTTGGTGTTCGCCATGGTGACCACGGAGGTGACGCCGCCCCTGGCGGCGGCGCGGCTGCCGGTGGCGATGGTCTCCTTCGACTCGAATCCGGGCTCGCGGAAGTGGACCTGGATGTCCACCAGTCCGGGGCAGACCACGAGGCCGCGCGCGTCCAGGGTCTCGTCGCCCTTGAGGCCGCGCCCAATTTCCCGCACAAGCCCGTCGGCGACCAGGAGGTCCATGGGCTCCGAGAGGCCGGAGGCCGGGTCAATCAGGTGTCCGTTCACTATGGCAAGGGTCATGGCAAGGCTCCCCGTTGTTGGACGGCTCAGGCGCGCGCCGCGGCGCTGTTCGCCAGCAGGTGCATCACGGCCATGCGGATGGCGACGCCGTTGGTCACCTGCTGGAGAATGACGCTTCTGGGCCCGTCCGCCACTTCGGTGGACAGCTCCAAATCGCGGTTGATGGGCCCCGGATGCATCACAATCGCGTGGTCCGGGGCAAACTTCAGGGTTTCGGCGTCAATCCGGAACAGTTTGATGTACTCGCGCAGGCTGGGGAAGAGCGCCTTCGCCTGCCGCTCGAGCTGGATGCGCAGGGAATAGACCACGTCCGCGTCGGCCAGGGCCTCGCGCAGCTTGTGCGTGACCGTGACGCCCATCTGTTCGACGCCGCGCGGGATGAGCGTGGACGGCCCGCACAGGACCACCTCCGCGCCCAGTTTTTTCAGGGCGTGGATGTCGCTCCGGGCCACGCGGCTGTGCTCGACATCGCCGACAATGGCCACCTTCAGCCCGTCCAGCGAGGCTTCCGGGTTGCCCAGGCGGCGGCGCAGGCTGTCGCGCATGGTGAAACAGTCCAGCAGCGCCTGGGTGGGGTGCTCGTGGCGCCCGTCCCCGGCGTTGACGATGTGTGAGGCGTGGCCCGCCGCCAGCAGGTGCGGCGCGCCCGCGCAGCCATGGCGCAGCACGATGATGTCGGCGCGCATGGCCTCGATGTTCGCCAGCGTGTCGTGGAGGGTCTCGCCCTTCACCGAGCTGGACGTTGAGGAGGCGATGGCCAGGGTGTCCGCGCTGAGCCGCTTCGCCGCCAGTTCGAAGGACGAGCGCGTGCGCGTGCTCGGCTCGTGAAACCAGGTGACCACGAGGCGGCCCTGCAGCAGGGGCACCTTCTTGATGCCGCTGGCCCGCTGGGACACCGCCACAAACTGCGGGGCCGTGTCCAGCACCAGCTCGATCTCCCCGCGGGACAGATCGGCGATGCCGATGAGGTCCTTGCGCGTCCAGACGGTCTGATTCGCCTCCGCCATGGCCCGCTACGCTCCTTCCTGTTCCGGTTCCACCGGCTCGCCGCCGCACTGAAGCAGCACGGCGTCCTCGCCGTCCAGTTCGTTCAGCCGCACATACACCCACTCGCCCGGCCCCGTGGCGATGCTGTAGCCCAGGTAGTCCGCCTGGATGGGCAGCTCGCGGCCGCCCCGGTCCACCAGGCAGGCGAGCTGGATGCGCCGCGGCCTGCCGTAGTCCATCACCTCGTCCATCGCGGCCCGGATGGTCCGGCCCGCCGCCAGCACGTCGTCCACCAGCAGGACCGTGCGCCCGTCCACGTTGAAGTCGAAATGGGTGTGGCCCTTGTGCGCGGGGACCGCGCCCCCGGCCCGCACGTCGTCCCGGTACATCGTGGTGGACAGCGAGCCCACGGGCGGGGTGGTGCCCGTGACCTCGCCGATCAGCGCCGCCAGCCGGTCCGCCAGCGGGCGGCCCCGGCGCAGGATGCCCAGCAGGACCAGCGAGCCCACCTCCGGGTTCGCGTCCGCGATGGCCAGCGCCATGCTCCTGACGGTCGCCGCCATCGCCTGGCGGTCCATCAGCACCGTGGTTTCCACGCCTTTGTTGATTTCAGCCGTCATTGCGCCGCTCCGGGCAGAAAAAACGCCTTCTCAACCGGGTTGAGAAGGCCGGATTCGCCGCCGTATGACGTTGTCAGCCCTGCCATTGAACGCCGTTGCTCCGCCGCATTTTGCGGATCGCCAAAACTATAGGGCACCGTTTCGGGACTTGTCAAACAACGCGCCGCGCCGGCAGGGCAAACACGTCTAATACCGCAGTGGTCCATTATTCCACGCATGCGCAAAGACCCTCCCCGTCATCCCGGCTTTTTCTTGCTCTCTCAGGGGAAGAGGGGACGGGGGAAGAACAAATAACCGCAGGGAACGCAAGGAACGCAAGGACGGGAAAGGGGGGAGCGGATCGGACGGATCGGACGGATAGGGCGGATTGGGCGGGTGGTCGGGGTGGCGGAAACAGGGGTAGAGCAAGAGCAAGATAAAGAGCAAGAGCAAGAGCAAGAAAAAATGCCCACGCCAATCTGCCAGGGTGTGTCACGCCGCCGCAATTTTGACGTGTTTGCCCTGAACAACGCGCCGCGCCGGAACGGCAAAAGGTGCGATCTTTTTCACTTTTCGTTATGATGTGTCCAATTCTGGGCCATTCACGTGCAGGAAGCGCCGCGCATGAATCATAAATCGCTGACCACGACACGCTCCATGGACATCACCGAGCGGCTGACGCGCCGCATAGTGGACGGGGTGTATCCGGAGGGCTCGAAGCTGCCGACGGAGCGCGCCCTGGCGGAGGAGTTCGAGGTGGCCCGGCATGTGGTCCGCGAGGCGCTCAAGCGCATCGAGGCCATTGGACTGGTCCGTATCCGGCAGGGTTCCGGCATCTATGTGCAGCGGCTTCACTTTTTCGCCGGCCTGGAGATTTTCGACCTCCTGCTCACCCATGAGGACGGGAGCTTCAACTTCCCCTTTCTGCGCGACGTGCTCGAGTTCAGGGGCAACCTGATCCGCACCATCGTCCGCCTGGCCGTGGAGAACCACACGGACGCGGAGGCGGAGCGGGCGGAGGTGCTGGCGCGGCGGCTCACCACGCCGGGCCAGGACAATGAGCGGCGCGAGGCCGTCTCCGCCGAACTGTTCGAGCTGATCGCCCATTCCTCTCAAAACCAGGTGTACGCCCTGCTCTACAACAGCGTGGCGCGCATTTTCATCAAACTCCGCCGCATGTTCGACATCCCCCTCATGGGGCCGGACGAGTCCCGCCAGGTGCTCCTGGCGCTCATGGCCGCCTATAAAAACCGTGACACGGAGGGGGCGGACCTGCTCATGCAGGGCTATGTGGCCGCCTTGGACGCCTCCATCCGGAACATGGCCGGGGTGGCCGCCGCGGAGTGACCGCAGCCCGGCACCCGGGCAGGAGATTTCCCATGGGCAAGACCACCGATGCGCGCCCTGTCGGCGCGTCCCTGTATTTTCTTCCCGTCGAGACGCGGGTTCCCCTGAAATTCGGGATGGAAACCCTGACCAGTGTCACCTGCGCCCGTGTCGCCCTGCGTGTGGAGGACCGCTGTGGAAAGACCGCCGTGGGCTGGGGGGAGACCCCCCTCAGCGTGCAATGGGTCTGGCCGGGAACGCTTCCCTATGAGCCGCGCCATCAGGCCCTGAAAGACTTCTGCGGCATCCTCGCCGGGGCGTGGGCGGATTTTGACATGTTCGGCCATCCCGTCGAGGTGGGCCATGGCTTCATCGAGGGGCGGCTCCCCGGCCTGCTGGCCGGGTTCAACAGGAACCGCGCGGGCGCCGAGATGCCCCTGCTCGCCGCGCTGGTCTGCTGTTCGGCCTTCGACATCGCCCTGCATGACGCCTACGGCATGCTCCACGGCGTGCCGGTCTACGACACCTACAACAGCGACTGGATGAACGAGGACCTGTCCGCCTTCCTCACCCCCGCCCCGGACACGTCCGTGAGTTTTTCGGGACTATATCCGGCGGATTTTTTCCGTCTGCCCGCGCCCAAACAACTGCCCGCGTGGCATTTGGTCGGCGGGAAGGACTGGATTGACCCCGCCGAGGCGGACGGCTCGGAACCCCGCGACGGGTACCCCGTGCTCCTGCGCGACTGGATTCGCGCGGACGGGCTGAAATGCCTCAAGGTGAAGCTGCGCGGCGACGACGCGGCATGGGACTACGCCCGCCTCACGGCGGTGGGCCGCATCGCCGCGGAGGAGGGCGCGGACTGGCTGACCACGGACTTTAACTGCACCGTCACGGACCCGGAGTATGTGAACGCCATCCTCGACCGGCTGATGGCGGAGCACCCCCGGATTTACGGCATGATTCTCTATGTGGAGCAGCCCTTCCCCTACGACTTGGAACTCCACAGCATTGACGTGCACAGCGTTTCCGCGCGCAAGCCCCTGTTCATGGACGAGAGCGCCCATGACTGGCGCGTGGTGCGAAGGGGCCGCGAACTCGGCTGGACCGGCGTCGCCCTGAAGACCTGCAAAACACAGACCGGCGCCCTTCTAAGCCTCTGCTGGGCCAAGGCCCACGGCATGACCCTGATGGTGCAGGACCTCACCAACCCCATGCTCGCCCAGATACCCCACGTCCTGCTGGCCGCCCATGCGGGCACCATCATGGGGGTCGAGACCAACGGCATGCAGTTCTACCCTGACGCCAGCCTGCCCGAGGCCGGGGCGCACCCGGGCCTGTACCGCCGCCGGAACGGCTGCCTGGACCTCTCCACCCTTGCCGGGCCGGGATTCGGCTACGGACTGGAGCACATCCGCCGCGAACTGCCCGAGCACGCCTTCATGGCGGGGAAGTAGCCACCTGCGCCCGAAGAGGCAGCGGGTGAGGTCGGGGGCGAGTAGTGACGGGGGGCTGGGCCGGATATCCCGCCGGCGCTATTCGAGCGCTTTCTTGCAGAGTTCGCTGAGCATCCGCCCGTCGGCGAGGTCGCCCAGTTCCTTTTTCAACGCCCCGGTCAGTTTTCCCGCATGGTTGATTTCGGGGTGTTCCGCCAGATACTCCCGCACCTTCGCCCCGAGGGCCGCCTCGTCGAGTTGTTTGGGCAGATACTCCTCGATGACGGCGATTTCCTGCTTGAGGGTCTCCACGGTGTCCATGCGGCCCACCTGTTCATAGGTCTCCATGCTCTGCTGGCGCTTCTTCACCTCGGCGCGAAGCGCGGCCACCGCCTCCTCGTCGGACACGCCATGCTCGTGGGGCGACTCCTTTTCTTTCAACAGCAGGGCGCCCTTGGCCATGCGCAGCGTCTCCAGCCGCACCTGGTCCCGGTCCTTCGTGGCCTGCTTGATCCCCTCCTGTATGCGTTCCCGGATGGTCATGGCGAATTTCTCCTTGTGTGGACGGTTTCCCGCCTGATTCCCCCCTATGCTACGCCTTCCGCCCCCGCCCCCGCAAAGAAACGGCAAAGGGAAAGCGGGGCCACGCCCGCAAATCAAAAAAAAAACAAAGGCCGGGCATCGCGCCCGCAAAGTACTTCCAGCACCCCCCGCCGCCACACTCCACGCGCAAACCGTCAACCCGGCCGCACCGCGGCCAAGAAAGGGAGGTTCACGCATGGAACTGAAAAAGCGCCTGGAGTCAATGCTGGAAAAGGACGAAAGCCGGGGCAACCGCCTGGGCATCGCCGCCGCGCCGGAGACCCTGGCGGAGCTGCCCGAGTCCGAGGGGTTGTGGTACGAGTCGCCCGAGGAGGTGGACCGGGCCGTCGCGGAGGCGGCGCTCCGCGCCCGCCGCATCCGGTGGGTGCGCAGGCAGATGGTGCTCCTCCTCACCGACCGCGAGCGCAGCCATGTGGTCTGCCACTACTTCCTGGGCATGACCATCCGCGAGTCGGCCGCGATGCACGGCGTGAGCCCCTCCGTGGCCAACCGAAACGTCCTCCGGGCCGTCGGGAAACTGCGCGCCGCCGCGCGGGCCTGCAAGCCCCCGCGCAGCCGGTGAGGCGGGAAGAACGGAAACGCCCCCGCGCGTGAACTGCGCGCGGGGGCGTGACATGCGGGGACAGATGATCAACTGCCGGCGAAGATGCCGCCAATTTCAGCCAAAGGACCATTCACCGGACCCTTGCCCTGCTTTTCGTAACGGCGGAACTCGACATGGCCGTCCATGAAGAGGATGTTGCAGCCGCCGGGCACATGATTGTAGCCGCTTGCCACAGTGGACAATTGGTCGAACATGATGAAGATGCTGCTTTGCGCCTGCGCGCCCGCGCCGGGATTGTTGATGTCGGTTATCAGGAACCGCTCCACACCCTCGCGGAGACGGTACACAGTGCCGCCGCCCCCGTTGCCATAAGGGGTGCCAACATTGATGTCCTTGTCCACACCGGGAAAGAAGCCGCGACGGTTCCCGCCATAATACTCAAGAAGCTCTGCGCTGATCGTGGCGCCACCAGCGGAAAGAAGTCCGTCAATGGCCCTTCCAACTTGCGCAGGCACAGGGGCGTTCGGGTCCCGTGGCATTTCGTCCGGTTGAAGAAGGGGGGCAACCATCCCCAAGACATTAAATGAACTCAGCGGTGCCTGGGGGCTGGTAAAGTCCGCCTGGTCAAAAACCCATCCCCAGTAACTGTAACTGGCATCCACAGAGCGGGCGCATTCGCCGCCGTTGGTGTCGGCATAGCCAAAGCACCACTCACCAGTGACTTTATTGCGGGCCTTTTTCTGCGCATCTGCCAGTTCGGCATCAGAGGGGCAGAACACGATGTTGGGGTCAGTCAGATATTCGGGATACAGGCCAAAAACCCATGGGCCAAGGTCCAGCACTCCGACATAACCGCTGGGGTTGTCCACATTGGGCCCTGACCCGGCCTGCAGGGGCGGAAAGAGACCCTTGGACTCGTTGCCGTACATTTTGAAGACCAAACCCCACTGCTTCAGGTTGTTCTGGCAGGAGGAGCGGCGTGCCGCCTCGCGGGCGCGCGCAAGCGCCGGGAGCAGGATGGCCGCGAGGATGCCGATGATGGCGATGACCACCAGCAGCTCGATGAGTGTGAATCCTTTTTTCCGCATGGAAGTTATCCCTCATGGTAATTGTGTAAGAAACCGCTTGCCCTTGGTGCGGGACCTCTGTGCCGGCATGCCACCTCCTTTCATCCTCGGTCCGGGGGCGCGGTCCCTTGTGTGCCGCCGGTCCGGAAACTTGGCAACATGATACGGCAGGCGGGGGAAAAAATCAAGAGAAAAGTCACAAAGATGCGACAGATGCAAATCTACCAATAGGTGTAAAAGACCGCCTCGGTAAGCAGGCACTGCGCGGCCATGGCGGCGAGGGCGGCGGGGAGCAATCCCGCGCGGCGGTCCTCCGTGAGGAAGTGCGCGGCGGGGGCGATGAGGAAGGGGAAAAGGTAGAGGGCGGACCGCTCGCCCTCGCCCCGCGCAAGGTAGAGGAAATTGAACGCGACGGCGGTTGCCGCCAGCAGGAGCAGCGTTGCGCGCGGACCCAATGCGGCGGCCCCGCCGCCGCCGTCATTCGGCGACACCCCGCGCAGGGTGCAACAGCGCCGCAGAAAGAGCAGGGACACGGGAATCCCGGCGAAGTAGAACCACGTGGCGGGGTTGAACAGGAGACGAAAGTAAATGCCGGGATAACGGGGCGTTATCTCGTCCAGATGGTGCTGGTCGAGGTTGAACTGGGCCATGGCGGCCTGGAACGCCGCAAGGTAGTCAAACCCGGACCACAGCCGGACCAGACCATGAACGGCGAGGAAGGCCGCCAGCATGATGGCCGCCGTGCGGAGGAGCGCGGGCCAGGCCGCGCGCCGCGCCAGCAGCGCCATCCCGCAGAGGCCGAACCACGCGCCCAGGCCGAGCAGGGAAAATTTCAGCAGGGTCGCGGCGGCGTAGGCCGCCCCGGCGCCCGCGGCGGCGGCGGGCCGGTTTTCCCGCAGGGCGCGGTCAAAAAGCCACAATGCGGCCAGTGTGAAGGGGGTGAAGAGGATGTCGGCGCTGGTGGCGGTGAAGAGGACCACCGAGGGGGTGACGGCATAGAGGAGCACGCCCGCCGCCGCCGCGCGCGGCCCGAATAGGGCGCGCAGCCAACCGAAAAGGGGGAAGACCGCCAGCGAGCCGAAGAGCACCG is drawn from Candidatus Hydrogenedentota bacterium and contains these coding sequences:
- a CDS encoding GatB/YqeY domain-containing protein, producing the protein MTIRERIQEGIKQATKDRDQVRLETLRMAKGALLLKEKESPHEHGVSDEEAVAALRAEVKKRQQSMETYEQVGRMDTVETLKQEIAVIEEYLPKQLDEAALGAKVREYLAEHPEINHAGKLTGALKKELGDLADGRMLSELCKKALE
- a CDS encoding sigma-70 family RNA polymerase sigma factor — protein: MELKKRLESMLEKDESRGNRLGIAAAPETLAELPESEGLWYESPEEVDRAVAEAALRARRIRWVRRQMVLLLTDRERSHVVCHYFLGMTIRESAAMHGVSPSVANRNVLRAVGKLRAAARACKPPRSR
- a CDS encoding FadR family transcriptional regulator — encoded protein: MNHKSLTTTRSMDITERLTRRIVDGVYPEGSKLPTERALAEEFEVARHVVREALKRIEAIGLVRIRQGSGIYVQRLHFFAGLEIFDLLLTHEDGSFNFPFLRDVLEFRGNLIRTIVRLAVENHTDAEAERAEVLARRLTTPGQDNERREAVSAELFELIAHSSQNQVYALLYNSVARIFIKLRRMFDIPLMGPDESRQVLLALMAAYKNRDTEGADLLMQGYVAALDASIRNMAGVAAAE
- a CDS encoding aspartate carbamoyltransferase catalytic subunit: MAEANQTVWTRKDLIGIADLSRGEIELVLDTAPQFVAVSQRASGIKKVPLLQGRLVVTWFHEPSTRTRSSFELAAKRLSADTLAIASSTSSSVKGETLHDTLANIEAMRADIIVLRHGCAGAPHLLAAGHASHIVNAGDGRHEHPTQALLDCFTMRDSLRRRLGNPEASLDGLKVAIVGDVEHSRVARSDIHALKKLGAEVVLCGPSTLIPRGVEQMGVTVTHKLREALADADVVYSLRIQLERQAKALFPSLREYIKLFRIDAETLKFAPDHAIVMHPGPINRDLELSTEVADGPRSVILQQVTNGVAIRMAVMHLLANSAAARA
- a CDS encoding DUF1559 domain-containing protein, giving the protein MRKKGFTLIELLVVIAIIGILAAILLPALARAREAARRSSCQNNLKQWGLVFKMYGNESKGLFPPLQAGSGPNVDNPSGYVGVLDLGPWVFGLYPEYLTDPNIVFCPSDAELADAQKKARNKVTGEWCFGYADTNGGECARSVDASYSYWGWVFDQADFTSPQAPLSSFNVLGMVAPLLQPDEMPRDPNAPVPAQVGRAIDGLLSAGGATISAELLEYYGGNRRGFFPGVDKDINVGTPYGNGGGGTVYRLREGVERFLITDINNPGAGAQAQSSIFIMFDQLSTVASGYNHVPGGCNILFMDGHVEFRRYEKQGKGPVNGPLAEIGGIFAGS
- a CDS encoding dihydroorotase produces the protein MTLAIVNGHLIDPASGLSEPMDLLVADGLVREIGRGLKGDETLDARGLVVCPGLVDIQVHFREPGFESKETIATGSRAAARGGVTSVVTMANTNPPIDNAGLVELVTRRARETACIKIRPAACATKGMKGEELTEMAELKEAGAVAVTDDGRDIRSSAVMRRVLEYAGMVGLPYLAHCQDEDLSDGGAMNEGYYSTLMGIPGIPKAAEEVRIDRNIRLAELAGAHIHIQHISTALGVEIVREAKKRGARVTAESAPHYWSLTDAAVLRFNTNAKMYPPLREARDMEAVIEGFRDGTLDNIATDHAPHTSTEKNVEFQMAPFGIIGLETSLALTITHLVNPGHITLEKAVELLTIGGSRVCALGAGELRAGGPADIALFDPAEKWTVRTEDFGSRSTNSPYVGQTLCGRVKHTLCDGKLV
- the pyrR gene encoding bifunctional pyr operon transcriptional regulator/uracil phosphoribosyltransferase PyrR, with product MDRQAMAATVRSMALAIADANPEVGSLVLLGILRRGRPLADRLAALIGEVTGTTPPVGSLSTTMYRDDVRAGGAVPAHKGHTHFDFNVDGRTVLLVDDVLAAGRTIRAAMDEVMDYGRPRRIQLACLVDRGGRELPIQADYLGYSIATGPGEWVYVRLNELDGEDAVLLQCGGEPVEPEQEGA
- a CDS encoding glycosyltransferase family 39 protein — its product is MTTPEEPNSRMSAAPQFFFACMGVLAAWFGGMWLLWMAGVESIYAHPTPFYALFAPVLPSLKGLLPALAALGVGAWLLPRSAVGAHLLDPDSPPPDAARTRRFLAGVFVFLCLFACAVAMCRNGLHGVSQAYQREAYEYVGDIGKTSSIRALFSRWLEIHPYLSMHSKVHPPGPVALLWALSMLATRDALALSLATVLFGSLAVFPLFGWLRALFGPRAAAAGVLLYAVTPSVVLFTATSADILFTPFTLAALWLFDRALRENRPAAAAGAGAAYAAATLLKFSLLGLGAWFGLCGMALLARRAAWPALLRTAAIMLAAFLAVHGLVRLWSGFDYLAAFQAAMAQFNLDQHHLDEITPRYPGIYFRLLFNPATWFYFAGIPVSLLFLRRCCTLRGVSPNDGGGGAAALGPRATLLLLAATAVAFNFLYLARGEGERSALYLFPFLIAPAAHFLTEDRRAGLLPAALAAMAAQCLLTEAVFYTYW